One Carbonactinospora thermoautotrophica DNA segment encodes these proteins:
- a CDS encoding 3-oxoacyl-ACP reductase, whose translation MRDRYQAFVTSGPGRFIAKRLGLPIPVRLERHRPGQPVVPGPVLLGGTGRLLDPAGKVLHAVDAEIRTAAGGDDRFAALVFDASGIRGSAELRALYDFFHPVVRRLRECGRLIVLGAPPEDCADPGQATAQRALEGFVRSVGKEIRGGRTAQLLYVAEGAENGIESTLRFFLSAKSAYVSAQVVRIGVAGVVAPDDWDRPLAGRVALVTGAARGIGAAIAEVLARDGAHVVCLDTPAQDEALAGVAARVGGSALGLDITAPAAPRALAEHLTSEHGGVDVVVHNAGVTRDKTLARMSGQQWDTVLDVNLSSQERINDVLLGEGVLRANGRVVCVSSVSGIAGNVGQTNYATSKAGVIGMVQALAPRLRERQATINAVAPGFIETRMTAAIPPLIREAGRRMNSMAQGGLPVDVAETVAWLAHPASGGVNGNVVRVCGQSLLGA comes from the coding sequence GTGCGCGATCGGTACCAGGCGTTCGTCACGTCCGGCCCGGGACGCTTCATCGCGAAACGGCTGGGCCTGCCCATCCCGGTGCGGCTGGAGCGGCACCGGCCCGGCCAGCCGGTCGTCCCCGGGCCGGTGCTGCTCGGCGGTACCGGGCGGCTGCTCGACCCGGCCGGCAAGGTGCTGCACGCGGTCGACGCGGAGATCCGCACGGCGGCGGGTGGCGACGACCGCTTCGCCGCGCTCGTCTTCGACGCCAGCGGCATCCGCGGCAGCGCCGAGCTGCGCGCGCTGTACGACTTCTTCCACCCCGTCGTGCGGCGGCTGCGCGAGTGCGGCCGGCTGATCGTGCTCGGCGCCCCGCCCGAGGACTGCGCGGACCCGGGGCAGGCGACCGCGCAGCGCGCCCTGGAGGGGTTCGTCCGCTCCGTCGGCAAGGAGATCAGGGGCGGGCGCACCGCCCAGCTCCTGTACGTCGCCGAGGGAGCCGAGAACGGCATCGAGTCCACCCTGCGCTTCTTCCTGTCCGCGAAGTCCGCGTACGTCTCCGCCCAGGTGGTGCGGATCGGCGTCGCCGGCGTGGTCGCGCCGGACGACTGGGACCGCCCGCTCGCCGGCCGGGTCGCGCTGGTGACCGGCGCGGCGCGCGGCATCGGCGCGGCGATCGCCGAGGTCCTCGCCCGGGACGGCGCGCACGTGGTCTGCCTGGACACCCCCGCCCAGGACGAGGCGCTGGCGGGCGTCGCCGCCCGCGTCGGCGGGTCGGCGCTCGGGCTCGACATCACCGCGCCGGCCGCCCCGCGGGCCCTCGCCGAGCACCTGACGTCCGAGCACGGCGGGGTGGACGTCGTGGTGCACAACGCGGGCGTGACCCGCGACAAGACGCTCGCCCGGATGAGCGGGCAGCAGTGGGACACCGTCCTCGACGTCAACCTGTCCAGCCAGGAGCGGATCAACGACGTCCTGCTCGGCGAGGGCGTGCTGCGCGCCAACGGCCGCGTCGTCTGCGTCTCGTCGGTGAGCGGCATCGCCGGCAACGTCGGGCAGACCAACTACGCCACGAGCAAGGCCGGCGTCATCGGCATGGTGCAGGCGCTCGCCCCGCGGCTGCGCGAGCGGCAGGCGACGATCAACGCGGTCGCGCCGGGGTTCATCGAGACGCGGATGACCGCGGCCATCCCGCCGCTGATCCGCGAGGCGGGCCGCCGGATGAACAGCATGGCGCAGGGCGGGCTGCCGGTGGATGTCGCCGAGACCGTCGCCTGGCTCGCCCACCCGGCGTCAGGCGGGGTGAACGGCAACGTCGTACGGGTCTGCGGGCAGAGCCTGCTGGGCGCCTGA
- a CDS encoding MaoC family dehydratase, producing MTELTSIVLKSVPNLAAAYATAVLTAPARRGGDRLPDLELVLPELAVDREHLAAYHRVCGFRLADELPVTYPHVLAFPLAMRLMTDRAFPFPLPGLVHLRNRITWLRPLHAAERITFRVRAEELAPHERGTRFDVVAEASVAGETVWTGRSTYLRRGGGRPGRPERRASPPAPTAVWRVPEDIGRRYAAVSGDRNPIHLHPLAARLFGFRRAIAHGMWVKARCLAALEGRLPEAGTVDVRFKLPVLLPATVAFAARRADGGWSFEVRDGGRPHLSGTVQPAGATPCPAGHCSAPSRRGSSAGRW from the coding sequence ATGACCGAACTCACGTCGATCGTCCTGAAGTCCGTGCCGAACCTGGCCGCCGCATACGCCACCGCGGTGCTGACCGCCCCAGCCCGGCGCGGCGGCGACCGTCTGCCCGACCTCGAGCTGGTGCTGCCCGAGCTGGCCGTGGACCGGGAGCATCTCGCGGCGTACCACCGGGTGTGCGGCTTCCGGCTGGCCGACGAGCTGCCGGTCACCTACCCGCACGTGCTCGCCTTCCCGCTGGCGATGCGGCTGATGACGGACCGGGCCTTCCCGTTCCCCCTGCCGGGCCTGGTGCACCTCCGCAACCGCATCACCTGGCTGCGGCCCCTGCACGCGGCCGAGCGGATCACGTTCCGGGTGCGTGCGGAGGAGCTCGCGCCGCACGAGCGCGGCACCCGGTTCGACGTGGTGGCCGAGGCGAGCGTGGCGGGGGAGACCGTGTGGACCGGCCGCAGCACCTACCTGCGCCGGGGAGGCGGGCGCCCCGGCCGGCCGGAGCGAAGAGCGTCCCCGCCCGCGCCTACCGCGGTCTGGCGCGTCCCTGAGGACATCGGCCGGCGCTACGCGGCGGTGTCCGGCGACCGCAACCCGATCCACCTCCACCCGCTGGCGGCGCGGCTGTTCGGCTTCCGGCGCGCGATCGCGCACGGCATGTGGGTGAAGGCGCGCTGCCTGGCGGCCCTTGAGGGCCGGCTGCCGGAGGCGGGCACGGTGGACGTGCGGTTCAAGCTCCCGGTCCTGCTGCCCGCCACGGTGGCCTTCGCCGCTCGCCGGGCGGACGGCGGCTGGAGTTTCGAGGTGCGCGACGGCGGGCGGCCGCACCTCAGCGGGACGGTCCAGCCGGCGGGCGCCACACCTTGCCCCGCAGGACATTGCTCAGCCCCATCCAGGCGAGGTTCATCAGCCGGGCGCTGGTGA
- a CDS encoding TetR/AcrR family transcriptional regulator, whose product MLDAAVQVFSRRGYHAASMDEIAERAGISKPLVYLYLGSKADLFTACIRREAGRLREAITSVAEDGLAPQEQLWRGVNAFFGFVAQHREGWSVLYRQARGQGEPFSGEVAKMRRMIVETVAALIARAMAAEGVRKPAVEEDEVLALANALVGAGESLTEWLLDHPEESPEVTSARLMNLAWMGLSNVLRGKVWRPPAGPSR is encoded by the coding sequence ATGCTGGACGCCGCGGTGCAGGTGTTCTCGCGTCGCGGCTACCACGCGGCGTCGATGGACGAGATCGCTGAGCGCGCCGGCATCTCCAAACCGCTGGTGTACCTGTACCTGGGCTCGAAGGCCGACCTGTTCACCGCCTGCATCCGCCGGGAGGCCGGCCGGCTGCGGGAGGCGATCACCAGCGTGGCCGAGGACGGACTGGCCCCGCAGGAGCAGCTGTGGCGCGGGGTGAACGCGTTCTTCGGCTTCGTGGCGCAGCACCGGGAGGGCTGGTCGGTGCTGTACCGGCAGGCCCGCGGGCAGGGCGAGCCGTTCTCCGGCGAGGTCGCGAAGATGCGCCGGATGATCGTGGAGACGGTCGCCGCCCTGATCGCGCGCGCCATGGCGGCCGAGGGCGTGCGGAAACCCGCGGTCGAGGAGGACGAGGTGCTGGCGCTGGCGAACGCGCTCGTCGGCGCTGGCGAGTCGCTGACCGAGTGGCTGCTGGACCACCCCGAAGAGTCCCCCGAGGTCACCAGCGCCCGGCTGATGAACCTCGCCTGGATGGGGCTGAGCAATGTCCTGCGGGGCAAGGTGTGGCGCCCGCCGGCTGGACCGTCCCGCTGA
- a CDS encoding SCP2 sterol-binding domain-containing protein yields MAALDIEKLDVGALTPQEFAQLVAQTPKREMAELMAGEHRRKVLDEVFRRMTHHFRPDKAGSTSAVIHWRIGGRPDGGHDEYEMVIADGACALSLRLEREPRLTVTVDAVDFLRLASGNASGPTLFLTRKLKLDGDLGLGANLTNLFDIPKA; encoded by the coding sequence ATGGCCGCACTCGACATCGAGAAGCTCGACGTCGGCGCGCTGACGCCGCAGGAGTTCGCCCAGCTCGTCGCCCAGACCCCCAAGCGGGAGATGGCGGAACTCATGGCCGGGGAGCATCGGCGCAAGGTGCTCGACGAGGTCTTCCGCCGCATGACGCACCACTTCCGCCCCGACAAGGCCGGCTCGACCAGCGCCGTCATCCACTGGCGGATCGGCGGGCGGCCCGACGGCGGGCACGACGAGTACGAGATGGTCATCGCCGACGGTGCCTGCGCGCTCAGCCTGCGGCTAGAGCGCGAGCCGCGCCTCACGGTGACGGTCGACGCGGTGGACTTCCTCCGGCTCGCCTCCGGCAACGCCTCCGGCCCCACCTTGTTCCTGACCCGCAAGCTCAAGCTCGACGGCGACCTCGGGCTGGGCGCCAACCTCACCAACCTGTTCGACATCCCCAAGGCCTGA